The Phaeocystidibacter marisrubri DNA segment CCTACCGTAAGCAAGGTAAGAGAAGGCGAATGCGTGGATCTTGATGGCGCCATTCTCTATCTCTACGAAGACGACTATGAGATCTATGACGACGATTCTGGCACCTTTCCGCGAAGGCTTGATCGCTTCTACATTCGAGCAACCGAAGATGATTGTATCCTCATTCAATTCCCTGCCGAATGAACAAGTATATCTCAACTCTGACCTTTATACTTGCCTCTGTAGTAGGATGGGGTCAATACGGTGAAATTCGCACAGAAAACATCTATTACGATCACAATGGGGTGAGCTACCTGATTCACTTGGAACACCGTACAGCTGGCACAAATGCCAATCCCGCCGTACAGTTTCGACTCGTCCCGGATGATATTAAAGTGCGCAGTCTGAAGTACAACGGGAAGTATTATAGTGAGGAAGACTTAATGCGCATCCTATACTTTCATGGAGGGGAATATGAAGATTACCCCCGTGATCTAAAAGGAAACCTCTTCTTCCACTTAACGGATATTGATGCCTATCCAGTGGGTTGTACTTGGCTGGGAAGCAATTATCGAAGCGATGAAATTGTGGCGACGCAAGAAGGATGGAACACCTTGTACATCAACAGCTCTACTTTCAGCGAATGCCTTTCCGAAAAGGATCCAGGTGACTGGGTGGAATACGGTGGAATTGACATTGACATTCAAGTCACACGCATTCAAACTTCACTCAACCTCCCCATTATGTATACCATGATTCGCGAATACGAAGCGGATCAAGGGGGGAACGATATTGCAAAAAATGTCTTGGAACAGTACTGTAATCGAAATTACAGTTCTGAAACGGAATTGCGACGAGCCATCTCCGAAGTGAACCGCGCGCTCAATGAACAAATAAGCGTGACATGGATGAAAGAGGCATTGGAGACCTGCCGAACCAACTTACAACAACAGTTGGAAGAAATGGGGCGCCCTGAAGAAGACTATTCTGCAAATGGCCAGTATAACAAATACGTTCAATTGGGCAGGCAAGCCGAGGCGAACGGGAATTATCACCAAGCCATTAATTACTACAAAGAGGCATTGAAGTACAAGGATGATTACTATCTACGACAGAGAATAAAAGAACTAGAGCCCCAAGCAGATACACAAGCCATTGCCGCTGGAGCGGTCACTTTTGCCGTGGGTATGGAAGAAGCTTTTGGCGATTTACCGACAGGAAGAATTCGGTATGGAACCTATGTAAGCAGTATCTCTTATATGGGAATGGACATGTACCGAACAGACGGACTACCGGGAGTAGAAATGACTGGAGTGTCAGGTTATGTGGCGTATGACCACAATTTTTGGTTGGACAAAAACGCCTATACCGGTATTCACTTAGGGGTAGATGGATTCTTATCTACGCCCTGGGATAACTACATCGACAATGCGGGTACGGACAATGAGTGGACATTTAGTCTGGACAATTACTGGACCTTAGGAGGCTACGTTGGTTTCAATCTGTATGGCTATTTGGAAATCGACTATTACATACGAGGTTTGGCCATAGAAGGAGAGCGTTACGGAGAAGACGCCAACCTCAACGAGTCGTATTCCGTTGGATTTGGTGGTCCCGTCCATTACGATGGTGGATTGAGGAGTGCCTTGTACTTAGTGAGAAACAAAGAACTCTTCATTCGTGCCGTGGGGTGGTGGGTAGACAATACCGACAAAAGTCCTATTGGGTTCTTAGATTTCACGAACAACACGGATATCCGAACCCAATCGATGGGGTATCGCCTTGAAATCGTAAAAAGACCGTGGTGCTTTGCTTTCTATCATCAAGTGGATTCATACTATCCCTACAACAACAGTCTAAATATCGGGATTGATACTTGGGGAATTGGACTTGCTTTTGGCGGAGGTACGGATTACTAACGATAGAGCCTTTTCAATCCTCAGCATGTTTCCCGTCATATTCGGATTATGAAAGGTCACAGTTTGTCTCTTTCAATAATCGCCCAAGGAATCGAACGTGATCCAAAAATGCTTATTTTGAGTAAGTTAATCAAACAATTACGGCTATGAATATGCATATCAAGGGGGTTCTAGTGACTTGCATTCTCCTCATGGGGATGTCCGCACATGCGCAATGGGGGGCTCGCGCCGGATGGCAAAACAGCAATATCTTTTATGGGGATGACGACAATGCAGACAACATTGGATCCAATCTGCACAGCTTTTATGTCGGGCTGTACAAAAACCATGAGATAGGGGGTCGAATACTTACGCTCAACACGGGACTAGAATACTCCAGAGTAGGATGGACCGATAGTGATGAGACCTATCGAAAAATCGACTATGTTCACATCCCAATTGGTGTAAGAGTAAAGGTTTTATTCCTGTTTGTACAAGCAGGTATCACGCCTTCCATCAATATTGGGGAAGACTATCGCCTCTTGGGCATTGATGTGAAAAATGACGACACAGAAGCGGGATTATTCACCTTGCCAGCTCACATTGGAGCCGGTGTTAAACTCGGTCCATTTGTCATTGATGCCCGCTATTCTATTGGTTTAAACAAACTAAACGACGACGGCCGAATTGGATTCTTCCAGTTTGGAGGCGGGATAGAGTTTTAATATCACGATGCATGAAATATTGAAGGCTGGACGATTGTCTGGCCTTTTCTTATTCCATCCTCTCATCCTGAATGAATAATACTTGCCCTGAGTGACGGAGCAAAGCTCGCAATGGGTACCACCCCATACTCTTGAACTATACTCACTAGCAATTTTTCCACTTCATCCTTCAATTGGGGTGCAATTTGCCATTGCCTTCTTTTTGTTGCCCACACAATGTGAACATACATGCAGGAAAACGAATTTGCCATAATTCGATTGATTTGGTTCTCCAAAATGGAAATACCATCTGACATGTCATCGAATCTCAATGGGCTTTAACATTTCTATTCAGAGTTACATCCGACGGCGGTCTCAGGTGGATG contains these protein-coding regions:
- a CDS encoding outer membrane beta-barrel protein yields the protein MNMHIKGVLVTCILLMGMSAHAQWGARAGWQNSNIFYGDDDNADNIGSNLHSFYVGLYKNHEIGGRILTLNTGLEYSRVGWTDSDETYRKIDYVHIPIGVRVKVLFLFVQAGITPSINIGEDYRLLGIDVKNDDTEAGLFTLPAHIGAGVKLGPFVIDARYSIGLNKLNDDGRIGFFQFGGGIEF